Proteins co-encoded in one Zygotorulaspora mrakii chromosome 5, complete sequence genomic window:
- the SCM3 gene encoding Scm3p (similar to Saccharomyces cerevisiae SCM3 (YDL139C); ancestral locus Anc_7.312) produces MNIHKKKIKKSTLKSLHSALKGMLKDEEGKKLNQEDFGAKGASETVPLVNSTKMQVLPKEGAFQTVEDQEHERKHNGIIYVMSRELHPIPKLTDEQIMARHKKADESMKQVWSNIIAKYESLDCQGDVIDLQTGEILEDNGHLRNISSENHNHREVTQYKSILQDILVTNECPEDSSSQSIWQDGETDDEEDNADYVQEMSEGESTDNDK; encoded by the coding sequence ATGAACATacacaaaaaaaaaataaagaagtCGACCCTAAAAAGCCTTCATTCTGCTTTAAAAGGAATGTTGAAAGACGAGGAGGGCAAAAAATTAAATCAAGAAGACTTTGGTGCCAAAGGTGCCTCTGAAACAGTGCCTTTAGTTAATTCGACCAAGATGCAGGTACTACCAAAAGAAGGTGCGTTTCAAACAGTAGAGGATCAAGAGCATGAGAGAAAACACAATGGAATAATATATGTTATGTCCAGGGAGCTGCACCCAATACCAAAGCTGACTGACGAGCAGATCATGGCTCGTCACAAGAAAGCTGATGAAAGCATGAAGCAGGTTTGGTCTAACATCATTGCCAAATACGAGTCTTTGGACTGCCAAGGAGATGTAATCGATCTGCAAACGGGTGAAATTCTCGAGGATAACGGTCATTTGCGTAATATTTCATCAGaaaatcataatcatcGCGAAGTCACTCAGTACAAAAGCATCCTTCAGGATATTTTGGTCACAAATGAATGTCCAGAAGACTCTTCAAGTCAGAGCATATGGCAAGACGGGGAAACAGACGACGAAGAGGATAATGCCGATTATGTTCAAGAAATGTCAGAGGGAGAGAGCACCGACAACGACAAATAG
- the COA4 gene encoding Coa4p (similar to Saccharomyces cerevisiae YLR218C; ancestral locus Anc_7.311), translating into MTGNDNITSKYHKQALEEYKEISQEEDPDAWDERISNTGCYVENLALQLCHADTGDWRQCFQEMSLFRECWSQNGNRERIDTVDRDNSQS; encoded by the coding sequence ATGACTGGAAATGATAATATAACGTCGAAATACCATAAACAAGCTTTAGAAGAGTACAAAGAGATTTCGCAAGAGGAGGATCCCGATGCATGGGACGAACGAATCTCAAACACAGGCTGTTATGTAGAGAACTTAGCATTACAGCTCTGCCATGCAGATACGGGCGACTGGAGACAATGCTTTCAAGAAATGTCACTTTTCAGAGAGTGCTGGAGCCAAAATGGGAATCGTGAGAGAATAGACACTGTTGACAGAGATAATTCTCAATCTTGA
- the CPR6 gene encoding peptidylprolyl isomerase CPR6 (similar to Saccharomyces cerevisiae CPR6 (YLR216C); ancestral locus Anc_7.313) has translation MSSTVLNPKAYFDISIGGVRKGRIAFELFKDVVPKTAENFLKLCEGGCGNTKSNPSVALSYKGSIFHRVIKDFMLQFGDFTNFDGTGGESIYGEKFEDENFTLKHDRPFLLSMANAGPNTNGSQAFITCVPTPHLDGKHVVFGEVIQGKRIVRLIENQQTDKENDKPLREVKIDDCGLLPNDYKVPENAEETPTDAYGDNYEDSLKDDSKVDQNDVQSVLGAINEVKAIGTEQFKRGNYSVAVNKYEKCDKFLKEYSPADLSEEALEEINQLKVSVPLNIALSALKSKDYQKVLVAGSEVLYAEAADSKAKAKALYRRGLAYNALNDPDMAMNDLEMATTYQQNDSGILKAVEEVKAKKKQLNAKQKKSLSKMFS, from the coding sequence atgagTTCTACAGTGCTCAATCCTAAAGCATACTTTGACATCTCAATAGGAGGTGTTCGTAAAGGTCGTATCGCGTTTGAGCTGTTCAAAGACGTTGTTCCTAAGACTGCGGAAAACTTTTTAAAATTATGTGAAGGTGGATGTGGAAATACCAAATCAAACCCAAGTGTGGCCCTATCATACAAGGgctcaatttttcatagGGTTATCAAGGATTTCATGCTTCAATTTGGCGATTTTACCAATTTTGACGGTACAGGTGGCGAAAGTATATATGgtgagaaatttgaagatgaaaatttcactTTGAAACACGACAGGCCCTTTCTTTTATCTATGGCAAATGCTGGCCCAAATACCAATGGATCACAAGCCTTCATTACCTGTGTTCCAACGCCTCACCTGGATGGAAAGCACGTTGTTTTTGGTGAAGTAATCCAAGGTAAAAGAATTGTTCGCCTAATCGAAAACCAACAAACAGATAAGGAGAATGATAAACCTTTAAGAGAAGTTAAAATCGATGATTGTGGGCTCTTACCTAATGATTATAAAGTTCCAGAGAATGCGGAAGAAACCCCGACAGATGCGTATGGCGATAATTACGAAGACTCATTAAAAGATGATTCTAAGGTTGATCAGAATGACGTTCAAAGTGTTCTTGGGGCGATAAATGAAGTCAAAGCGATCGGAACTGAGCAATTCAAGCGTGGAAATTACTCAGTTGCGGTaaataaatatgaaaagTGCGATAAATTCTTGAAGGAGTATTCACCAGCAGATTTATCAGAGGAAGCATTGGAAGAGATCAATCAATTAAAAGTATCCGTGCCACTAAATATTGCTCTTTCTGCCCTCAAAAGTAAggattatcaaaaagttctTGTTGCAGGGTCAGAGGTTTTGTACGCCGAGGCCGCTGATTCAAAGGCTAAAGCCAAGGCCCTTTATCGTAGAGGCCTAGCTTATAATGCTTTGAACGATCCAGATATGGCAATGAATGACCTAGAAATGGCAACAACCTATCAGCAAAACGATTCAGGAATCCTGAAAGCAGTTGAAGAGGTCAAAGCCAAGAAAAAACAGCTCAACgcaaagcagaaaaagtCTCTTTCGAAAATGTTCTCTTGA